Genomic window (Capsicum annuum cultivar UCD-10X-F1 chromosome 10, UCD10Xv1.1, whole genome shotgun sequence):
attatctcaaaattatcatgagagtactaataaattttattatttattttcttttagggatgtaaatagcatagtatgatagtaatatattttataaaactgTCATgcttttattatttgaaagtagAAATGCTAGAGTTGAATTGGTAGTTATTATaacatttctttatttatatttataaaattatattagaaGTTGAGAGAATTATCTCATATACAATTATTAGGttgaaaattacaaattttagcaacacttttagataattacattaataacttttgtattgcaagttataacaactttttaaaatatatattatttttgttttattttcaaattttggaaTTTAATTTTATACAGTAAAATTAGTTTCATATTTATGAGATTGTAATCAATCTTCTCCTTAAATAGTGTTTGATAATTATGGTCaaaatatattatgatattttaattcaAAAGGTTGCACACTTTTTTGAAACAACTTTATTAAAAGAAGActtttatcttgacttaaacaCTTTTTCATTCTCAAAATATGTTTCTTCTCCATTGAAATACTCAAGCTAACTCTTGGAAAAAATTGGGGTTTACTCATCTTTTTTATTGTTATCTAGTTGGGGTTTTTCATTCTCCATTGACATAGTCAATCGCAACAAAGTTTTTTATTcttctacctttttttttttgatagatGTTCATGAACACACTTCATTAAATAAAATCATTATTGAACCAACGATTTCTTTTACTTCATcagaaattctctttcttttaattgttcttttgttcttgaaaaaaatatgatataaggaGTATTGTCAATTTCTTTGTTAAATACTCATTGTATATAACAACAAAAGATATGCCAATGGATATTAGAGAAAATACtaaacaatttattatttttgttggtaACAACATAAATAAGGATTTGAATGTAGATCGAaatctttcataaaaataatatagtgaaaattatcttgtatatacTTATTAGACTATTTTGTGTATGAAATCtgtataaaatcagtatgaaatatcaatattccgttgaaggtttataaaatagtttcttacatgttatatttatatggaatGAGTATAATGATTGCAGAAGTTGGTATAGAAATCCACTTTCATCAAATATTAtacgttattatttattttagtgtataaaataaatatataaacttgtatttttaaaattatttcatgtatgaaacctgtataatatcaatattacattcaaggtttataaaatagtttcttacatgttatatttatatgaaatgagtaaatgtgattgtgatattcaattaagaagatatacttaagattataaattgaataGAATCAGTTTATAAAGTGTTTTCTTACATGTTACATTTGCATGAAACAAATAGATAAACTGATATTTATGAATTGTGATATTCAATTTAGGTGATACCAATTTATATACTCATTCCATACACTATGTGTTGTCTCTTCGAATCAAGATTCTATCtcatctacttttttttttattaaattaagatttGATGAACACTGCCATCTTTCATactgaaaaaaataatcaagatttATAAAGAAAAATTGCAGTACATCTGATTGACACAAACTTAATTAATATTCAATTCATTCAATGATGTGAAATACGAAACAACAGTTAAATTAACATAATATTGAATAAAAACTGcttaaataccaaaacaaaactttgttcataccaacAATCATAGAAGACAACAGTAATAAacaccaaaaaatattaaaatacaatattcatgtctATGTATGCCTTATTTTTTTAGGGACAGTTGAACTAACAATGTCTCTCAAAATCTTCGGACCATTGCGTCTGCTCGTAACATTGCCAGTCACCTCACTTTTACTTATCACGCCATCATCTTGCTTTTTTCGAGCATAATCCCAAAGTAACGCACTATATCTCATACGATGGTTGGTAGCATTAAACTTGTTGGTTGAAATATCAACCTTAATCTCAATTTTGATTGAATTAATATCAATCTTCAGTTGTTTTGATATTGCAGTAACCAATCCTTTATACTTTGAATCTGCATCATACATTATCCATTTACAACAAAATCTTTAGGTCTACCtataaacataatatatatttcATTAGCAAGAATTATATGAATTTTCATAATTTCTATATGTGAAAATTCTTACTTTCTACAATACTTTCGTACattcaacatataatatatatatatatatatatatatatatatatatatatatatatatatattcaacacTACATATTTCATTAGcaggaattatatgaattttcaTAATTTCTATATATGATAATTCATACTTTCAacaatactttcttgattttaacatattaaaaaattacattaataacttcaataaaataaatattatatcaaatttatttattaacaaacaAAGCAGAAAAAGATTTATGCAAAAAATGAGCAATGTATAATATcaggttttgtttttgttttcctATCCGTTTTATATATGAAATATAGATTTTCGaacatacaaaaaatttaaatagattaaaaaacctaagaaaataaaataccgtTAAAACTCCATC
Coding sequences:
- the LOC107871664 gene encoding uncharacterized protein LOC107871664 is translated as MDNERLHYLLVMHEGRWSFNDSKYKGLVTAISKQLKIDINSIKIEIKVDISTNKFNATNHRMRYSALLWDYARKKQDDGVISKSEVTGNVTSRRNGPKILRDIVSSTVPKKIRHT